The Erigeron canadensis isolate Cc75 chromosome 4, C_canadensis_v1, whole genome shotgun sequence genome window below encodes:
- the LOC122596353 gene encoding SKP1-like protein 1B encodes MSTSSKKMIVLKSSDGETFEVEEIVALESQTIKHMIEDDCADTSIPLPNVSSKILSKVIEYCKKHVESSSSENKDDKASSEDDLKSFDSEFVKVDQGTLFDLILAANYLNIKSLLDLTCQTVADMIKGKTPEEIRKTFNIKNDFTPEEEEEVRRENAWAFE; translated from the exons atgtCAACATCATCAAAGAAAATGATAGTATTGAAAAGTTCAGATGGAGAAACATTTGAGGTGGAAGAAATTGTTGCTTTGGAATCACAGACAATAAAACATATGATTGAGGATGATTGTGCAGACACAAGTATTCCTCTGCCAAATGTTTCAAGCAAGATTCTTTCCAAAGTTATTGAGTATTGCAAAAAACATGttgaatcatcatcatctgaaaaTAAGGATGATAAGGCTTCTTCAGAAGATGATTTGAAATCTTTTGATTCTGAGTTTGTTAAAGTTGACCAGGGCACCCTCTTTGACCTCATTTTG GCTGCTAACTATCTCAACATCAAGAGCTTGCTGGACTTGACATGCCAAACCGTGGCTGACATGATTAAGGGGAAGACACCTGAAGAGATCCGCAAGACTTTCAATATCAAGAATGATTTCACCCCAGAGGAGGAAGAAGAGGTTCGCAGGGAGAATGCCTGGGCTTTTGAGTAA
- the LOC122597731 gene encoding pre-mRNA-splicing factor syf2, with amino-acid sequence MGGERAVHPDCRNSSNPYHECSEYCFKIIAEAKKLASQNQPAGLRADASFQPTSAVTTAQTELPEAEINPDDPPSGDDENAQEDQPEVDFTKLTGKQKKLFELRLKMNEARKANQAAMVAEKKKMDPPQESRGISKQKWLEERKKKIGKLLDANGLDMTKAYMLDTQQMAETKYKKWEKQPAPAGWDVFNQKTLYDAYKKRTKKMDVDLEEYNKMKEADPEFYREASSLQYGKAPKVSEDKIEKMVKELKDRDEKRNSFSRRRRFHEEKDIDSINDRNEHFNKKIERAFGRYTLEIKNNLERGTALPD; translated from the exons atgggTGGAGAAAGAGCAGTACATCCAGATTGCAGGAATTCGTCAAACCCGTATCATGAATGTAGTGAATATTGCTTTAAAATTATAGCTGAGGCCAAAAAACTGGCTTCTCAAAATCAACCAG CTGGCTTGAGAGCAGATGCTAGTTTTCAGCCGACTTCAGCTGTGACAACTGCCCAAACTGAGCTACCCGAGGCTGAAATTAATCCTGATGATCCTCCAAGTGGTGATGACGAAAATGCCCAAGAGGATCAACCGGAAGTTGATTTCACTAAGCTTACAGGGAAACAAAAGAAATTGTTTGAGTTAAGGCTGAAGATG AATGAGGCTAGGAAAGCCAATCAAGCTGCCATGGTGGCCGAGAAGAAAAAAATGGATCCTCCACAAGAGTCGAGAGGAATTTCTAAACAGAAGTGGCTTGAAGAACGGAAGAAAAAGATTGGCAAGCTTCTTGATGCTAATGGGCTGGATATGACGAAAGCATACATGTTAGATACACAGCAGATGGCAGAGACAAAGTACAAAAAATGGGAGAAACAACCTGCTCCAGCCGGTTGGGATG TATTTAATCAGAAAACCTTGTATGATGCATACAAGAAAAGGACCAAGAAGATGGATGTTGACCTTGAAGAATACAATAAAATGAAGGAAGCGGATCCAGAATTTTATAGAGAAGCGTCAAGTCTGCAATATGGAAAG GCACCCAAAGTCTCTGAAGATAAGATTGAAAAGATGGTGAAGGAGCTGAAAGACAGAGATGAGAAGCGGAATTCATTCAGTAGGAGAAGAAGATTTCATGAAGAGAAAGACATTGATTCCATCAACGACCGTAATGAGCATTTCAACAAAAAGATCGAGCGTGCTTTTGGCAGATACACACTCGAGATCAAGAACAATCTTGAGAGGGGAACTGCTTTACCTGACTAA
- the LOC122596891 gene encoding BAHD acyltransferase At5g47980-like, translating to MLINYELSHLTAPSLFPAAKSLWLRDISMVESHSLLKQGNFVTKRFLFGPDAIAKFKTDAATNGVQNPTRVEVVSALIWKCAMGASKEACGSQNTSRVIHFVNLRKKLVSDMSKDFICIMIWIANAVCHPDSNETTLYGLASKVRESISKVDVEFVNKAQGNKGYIVMMKSLQEIGQVGSKGPIDNYNFTSWCNMGFYEIDFGWGKPSWETGLVGDGIPVFMNLVTLMDTKSGGGIEAWLILDEKEMKILQCNQELLAYASLDPSPL from the coding sequence ATGTTAATTAATTACGAGTTGTCACACTTGACTGCACCATCTCTTTTCCCAGCTGCCAAAAGTTTATGGCTTAGGGACATATCAATGGTTGAATCTCATTCCTTGTTAAAACAAGGAAATTTTGtcacaaaaagatttttattcGGTCCAGACGCTATAGCCAAATTTAAGACGGATGCAGCTACAAATGGAGTTCAAAACCCAACACGCGTTGAAGTGGTATCTGCTTTGATATGGAAGTGTGCAATGGGGGCTTCTAAAGAGGCATGTGGGTCACAGAACACTTCTCGCGTGATCCATTTTGTGAACCTGCGTAAAAAACTTGTATCTGACATGTCAAAAGACTTTATTTGTATCATGATTTGGATTGCAAATGCAGTGTGTCATCCGGATAGCAACGAGACCACGTTGTATGGTTTGGCAAGTAAGGTACGCGAAAGTATTTCCAAAGTTGATGTTGAGTTTGTGAATAAGGCTCAAGGGAATAAAGGGTATATTGTTATGATGAAGTCACTTCAAGAAATTGGACAAGTTGGCTCCAAAGGGCCTATAGACAACTACAATTTTACGAGCTGGTGTAACATGGGTTTCTATGAAATTGATTTTGGTTGGGGAAAACCGAGTTGGGAAACTGGTCTCGTAGGTGATGGCATCCCCGTGTTCATGAATCTTGTCACACTAATGGATACAAAATCTGGTGGTGGAATAGAAGCATGGCTGATTTTggatgaaaaagaaatgaaaattctTCAATGCAACCAAGAGTTACTTGCATATGCTTCACTAGATCCAAGTCCtctttaa
- the LOC122596892 gene encoding uncharacterized protein LOC122596892: MCMESWGRNIYARALIELNAGSDIKKELVIGVPGLVDGGFMKTTIEVEYEWQPLHCQGCKVFGHTIQNCPKAIKATKEIPKDGEFQTVARKGRKAGKGKQDGKGNNEKHIEGIRLNKSKPNFVYTPKRAQREPKEKDNKSQTASNIASSSRQPPVNTSNSFSVLGKGLDVHDDYLNSVLEEVGLNETQQFRRVPKCTNPELESDDDEVEIVFAESDFLATKKGASTPVKLVPNV; this comes from the coding sequence ATGTGTATGGAGTCTTGGGGGCGTAATATTTATGCAAGAGCACTTATTGAGTTGAACGCGGGTAGTGATATTAAAAAGGAACTAGTCATTGGTGTTCCTGGATTGGTTGATGGCGGGTTTATGAAGACAACTATTGAGGTTGAGTATGAATGGCAGCCTCTGCACTGCCAAGGGTGCAAGGTCTTTGGACATACCATTCAGAATTGTCCTAAAGCTATAAAAGCAACAAAGGAAATTCCAAAAGATGGTGAGTTTCAAACTGTTGCGCGAAAAGGAAGAAAGGCCGGGAAAGGGAAACAAGATGGCAAAGGCAATAACGAGAAGCACATTGAAGGAATTCGGTTGAACAAATCAAAGCCTAATTTTGTATATACACCGAAACGGGCACAAAGAGAACCAAAAGAGAAAGATAATAAGTCTCAAACAGCCTCAAATATTGCTTCTTCATCCCGTCAACCACCTGTTAATACAAGCAACTCATTCTCGGTTTTGGGGAAAGGTTTGGATGTACATGATGACTATTTAAACTCTGTTTTAGAGGAGGTGGGTTTAAATGAAACACAACAATTTAGAAGAGTTCCTAAATGTACAAACCCCGAGTTGGagagtgatgatgatgaggtgGAAATTGTTTTTGCGGAGAGTGATTTTTTGGCTACCAAAAAAGGGGCAAGCACTCCTGTAAAACTGGTTCCCAATGTATAA